From the Streptomyces pluripotens genome, one window contains:
- a CDS encoding CHAP domain-containing protein encodes MLGLAPQAWAETGGYPYADYNGPGASAPDSWWTDASGNGWSPYGYAFRNCTDYVAWKMQSLGVPDSLTRGLGDGGSWYDNAASKTGLNRGTSPKVGAAAVSTSGSRGHVAYVEAVNDDGSIVTTEYNWPTSGGSYDGAFHQRSGKPSDMGFTEFVYFGEHMTNPPDNSGGSTSDSTSNYIIAVKKRSFGTTQQVWTATKSGVYLDQWWPGSGGISHTKVYTAGAGQEVVHFDKITQPDGNTQNLYIATQDTAGGTTGGIYEVWWDGHGFSAPAQIIKRNDVLKVVADLKVSGSTLTHRLYVLAQDGPYEYWWRDGTGVSNGYLLWNITNGLDIVKSVAPNGADEVYVAVKDHVYRMRWPVNGGVQKTQVTALADTVGVDAQTIGNTVLVYTVTKTGVHETWQKYYPDTSSWSGLSNPAKIVTVPSGEMVIAGIKRMDGTTHQVYVATEHNVYQYWWNSTSGGVQRSSALISMASSDFITGIDESVDPTDSAIEQLYTVHASFVNETWWGDGSLHNGNAIVAMSPDE; translated from the coding sequence GTGCTCGGCCTCGCACCACAAGCGTGGGCTGAAACGGGTGGGTATCCGTACGCTGACTACAACGGCCCAGGGGCCAGCGCACCTGATTCGTGGTGGACGGACGCCAGTGGCAATGGTTGGTCACCCTACGGATATGCATTCCGCAACTGCACCGACTACGTTGCGTGGAAAATGCAGAGCCTCGGAGTGCCCGACAGCTTGACGCGCGGCCTTGGCGATGGCGGGAGCTGGTACGACAACGCCGCTAGCAAGACAGGCTTGAACCGCGGCACATCACCAAAGGTGGGCGCAGCCGCCGTCAGCACAAGTGGTAGCAGGGGACACGTGGCCTACGTGGAAGCCGTCAACGACGACGGATCCATCGTGACGACAGAGTACAACTGGCCTACCAGCGGCGGGTCGTACGATGGAGCATTCCATCAGCGATCAGGCAAGCCGTCAGACATGGGCTTCACTGAGTTTGTGTACTTCGGTGAGCACATGACCAACCCCCCGGACAATTCAGGGGGTAGTACCTCCGACTCCACCTCCAACTACATCATCGCCGTCAAGAAAAGGTCATTCGGGACCACGCAACAGGTCTGGACAGCCACGAAAAGCGGTGTCTATCTGGATCAATGGTGGCCGGGGAGCGGGGGAATCTCGCACACCAAGGTGTACACCGCCGGGGCAGGGCAAGAGGTTGTTCATTTCGACAAGATCACCCAGCCGGACGGCAACACCCAAAACCTGTACATCGCCACCCAAGACACGGCTGGAGGCACAACCGGCGGTATCTACGAAGTATGGTGGGACGGCCATGGGTTCAGTGCGCCAGCCCAGATCATCAAGCGCAACGACGTGCTCAAGGTGGTAGCAGATCTCAAGGTGTCGGGCAGTACTCTCACGCACCGGCTGTACGTACTTGCCCAAGACGGGCCGTATGAATACTGGTGGCGAGACGGCACCGGTGTGAGTAACGGCTATCTGCTGTGGAACATCACCAACGGGCTGGACATCGTCAAGAGCGTCGCACCGAATGGCGCCGACGAGGTGTACGTGGCCGTAAAGGATCACGTGTACCGTATGCGGTGGCCGGTGAACGGAGGCGTACAGAAAACACAAGTGACCGCTTTGGCGGACACCGTGGGCGTCGACGCCCAGACGATCGGGAACACTGTGCTGGTGTATACCGTCACTAAGACGGGTGTCCATGAGACCTGGCAGAAGTACTATCCCGATACGAGTTCATGGTCAGGGCTGAGCAATCCGGCGAAGATTGTCACGGTGCCCAGTGGTGAAATGGTCATCGCCGGGATCAAACGCATGGACGGCACAACACACCAGGTGTACGTGGCCACCGAGCATAACGTCTACCAATACTGGTGGAACTCCACCAGCGGTGGCGTCCAGAGAAGTTCGGCGCTCATTTCCATGGCATCGAGTGACTTCATCACGGGCATCGACGAGTCGGTTGATCCAACCGACAGCGCCATCGAACAGTTGTACACGGTGCATGCGTCATTCGTGAATGAAACGTGGTGGGGCGACGGCAGCCTACATAACGGCAACGCCATCGTGGCGATGTCGCCAGATGAGTAG
- a CDS encoding CDP-alcohol phosphatidyltransferase family protein has protein sequence MALNNTYDAKPQQETAVGAGVQILLLALLGTAIGMGPAGWLTGLAFAFATWAVLSRALHRSRPSSFGPANRVTLGRATLVGGVAALVADSFESAPPVTLLVALTAVALLLDGVDGKVARHTGTATPLGARFDMEVDAFLILVLSVYVATQLGPWVLLIGGMRYAFVAAAHVAPWLNAPLPPSFARKTVAAVQGVCLLLAGAGLFPHPVNLAVVLLALSSLVWSFGRDVVWLWRNSRTRAGAPAEPKLQELAAR, from the coding sequence GTGGCCCTGAACAACACGTATGACGCGAAGCCCCAGCAGGAGACCGCTGTGGGAGCGGGTGTCCAGATCCTGCTGCTGGCCCTGCTCGGTACGGCGATCGGCATGGGACCGGCCGGCTGGCTGACGGGGCTCGCGTTCGCGTTCGCCACCTGGGCGGTTCTCTCCCGTGCCCTGCACCGTTCGCGGCCCAGTTCCTTCGGGCCGGCGAACCGGGTCACGCTCGGCCGGGCCACCCTGGTCGGCGGGGTCGCCGCGCTGGTCGCGGACTCCTTCGAAAGCGCACCGCCGGTCACGCTGCTGGTCGCCCTCACTGCCGTAGCCCTGCTGTTGGACGGGGTGGACGGCAAGGTGGCCCGCCACACGGGAACCGCGACCCCGCTGGGCGCCCGCTTCGACATGGAGGTCGACGCGTTCCTGATCCTGGTGTTGAGCGTGTACGTGGCCACGCAGCTGGGCCCGTGGGTACTGCTGATCGGCGGGATGCGGTACGCCTTCGTCGCCGCCGCCCACGTCGCTCCCTGGCTGAACGCCCCACTGCCGCCGTCGTTCGCCCGCAAGACCGTGGCCGCGGTCCAGGGCGTGTGCCTGCTGCTGGCGGGCGCGGGACTGTTCCCGCATCCGGTGAACCTCGCCGTCGTACTGCTCGCGCTCAGCTCGCTGGTGTGGTCCTTCGGCCGGGATGTGGTGTGGCTGTGGCGGAACTCCCGTACGCGGGCCGGGGCTCCGGCCGAACCGAAGCTCCAGGAACTGGCAGCGCGCTGA
- a CDS encoding zinc-dependent alcohol dehydrogenase, translating into MNRPARAFWVHSPGHGELRDVSLREPAEGEVLVRALYSGVSRGTETLVFRGGVPGTQHAAMRAPFQEGDFPGPVKYGYLNVGVVEEGPAALTGRTVFCLYPHQSRYVVPVTAVTVVPDRVPAGRAVLAGTVETAVNALWDAAPLLGDRIAVVGGGMVGCSVAALLARFPGVRLQLVDTDPARAKTADALGVDFAAPADALGDCDLVVHASATEAGLARALQLLAPEGTVVELSWYGDRHVALPLGEAFHSRRLTVRSSQVGTVSPAARPGRSYGDRMALALDLLADPALDALITGESTFEELPDVMPKLASGEIPALCHRIRYAEPSATR; encoded by the coding sequence ATGAACCGTCCGGCACGCGCGTTCTGGGTCCACTCGCCCGGCCACGGCGAGTTGCGCGACGTCAGCCTCCGGGAGCCCGCCGAGGGCGAGGTCCTGGTGCGCGCACTGTACTCCGGGGTCAGCCGGGGCACGGAGACGCTCGTCTTCCGCGGCGGGGTCCCCGGCACCCAGCACGCGGCGATGCGTGCGCCGTTCCAAGAGGGCGACTTCCCGGGGCCGGTGAAGTACGGCTACCTGAACGTCGGTGTGGTGGAGGAAGGCCCGGCCGCACTGACCGGCCGCACCGTCTTCTGCCTGTACCCCCACCAGAGCCGGTACGTCGTTCCGGTGACCGCCGTGACCGTGGTGCCGGACCGGGTGCCCGCCGGACGGGCCGTACTCGCGGGAACGGTGGAAACCGCGGTGAACGCCCTGTGGGACGCGGCGCCACTGCTCGGCGACCGGATCGCGGTGGTCGGCGGCGGCATGGTCGGCTGCTCGGTGGCCGCGCTGCTCGCCCGCTTCCCGGGCGTCCGGCTGCAACTCGTCGACACCGACCCGGCCCGCGCGAAGACCGCCGATGCCCTCGGCGTCGACTTCGCCGCCCCCGCCGATGCCCTCGGCGACTGCGATCTCGTCGTGCACGCCAGCGCCACCGAGGCCGGCCTCGCCCGCGCACTCCAGCTCCTCGCACCCGAGGGCACGGTCGTGGAACTGAGCTGGTACGGCGACCGGCATGTCGCCCTGCCCTTGGGCGAGGCCTTCCACTCCCGCCGGCTCACGGTGCGCAGCAGCCAGGTCGGCACCGTCTCCCCGGCCGCCCGCCCCGGCCGCAGCTACGGCGACCGGATGGCGCTCGCCCTGGACCTGCTCGCCGACCCTGCACTGGACGCGCTCATCACCGGTGAGAGCACCTTCGAGGAACTACCGGACGTCATGCCGAAACTCGCCTCCGGAGAGATCCCCGCGCTGTGCCACCGGATCCGGTACGCCGAGCCCAGCGCGACCCGATGA
- a CDS encoding 6-pyruvoyl trahydropterin synthase family protein, whose protein sequence is MFSITVRDHIMIAHSFRGEVFGPARRLHGATFLVDATFRREQLDENNIVVDIGLATRELGAVAAELNYRNLDDEPEFAGTNTSTEFLAKVIADRLAARIHKGALGEGAKGLTGITVTLHESHIAWASYERGL, encoded by the coding sequence TTGTTCAGCATCACCGTCCGCGATCACATCATGATCGCCCACAGCTTCCGCGGCGAGGTGTTCGGGCCCGCCCGGCGATTGCACGGCGCCACGTTCCTCGTCGATGCGACGTTCCGCCGCGAACAGCTGGACGAGAACAACATCGTGGTCGACATCGGTCTGGCCACGCGGGAACTGGGCGCGGTCGCAGCCGAGCTGAACTACCGCAACCTCGACGACGAACCCGAGTTCGCCGGCACCAACACCTCCACCGAGTTCCTGGCCAAGGTCATCGCCGACCGGCTCGCCGCACGCATCCACAAGGGTGCCCTGGGTGAGGGCGCCAAGGGTCTGACCGGGATCACGGTCACCTTGCACGAGTCACACATCGCCTGGGCGAGTTACGAGCGTGGCCTGTGA
- a CDS encoding glycosyltransferase family 4 protein, producing the protein MRLPGVPAQPTATEDPGIIPMSLRTVHFVMPGGVDDPAAPSGGNAYDRRVCLDLPGFGWQVTRHAVPGTWPRPDAADRERLARTLRDLPDDAVVLLDGLVACGVPETVVPEAERLRLAVLVHLPLGDETGLTPALAADLDARERAVLRTVPAVVATSEWAVRRLVSHHGLTPGRVHVAAPGADIAPLAPGSDGVSRLLCVAAVTPRKGQHRLVEALATVRDLPWTCACVGGLGHDPGYVADLRDLIDRYGLSDRLHLTGPRSGADLDAAYAAADLMVLTSYAETYGMAVTEALARGIPVLATDVGGLPEAVGRAPDGGVPGILVPPEDPAALAAELRGWFGEPDVRRRLKAAARGRRAALDGWAATARSLAGVLQRLPEAPRRAA; encoded by the coding sequence ATGCGGCTCCCCGGCGTGCCCGCCCAGCCCACCGCCACCGAGGACCCCGGAATCATCCCCATGTCCCTGCGAACCGTGCACTTCGTCATGCCGGGCGGTGTCGACGACCCGGCCGCGCCCAGCGGCGGTAACGCCTACGACCGTCGGGTCTGCTTGGACCTGCCCGGCTTCGGCTGGCAGGTCACCCGGCACGCCGTGCCCGGCACCTGGCCACGTCCGGACGCGGCCGACCGGGAACGCCTCGCCCGTACGCTGCGAGACCTGCCCGACGACGCGGTCGTCCTGCTCGACGGGCTGGTCGCCTGCGGCGTCCCGGAGACCGTCGTACCCGAGGCCGAACGTCTGCGTCTGGCGGTCCTGGTGCACCTGCCGCTCGGTGACGAGACGGGTCTCACCCCGGCGCTCGCCGCTGATCTCGACGCCCGCGAACGCGCCGTGCTCCGTACGGTACCCGCGGTGGTCGCCACCAGTGAGTGGGCCGTGCGCCGTCTCGTCTCCCACCACGGTCTCACCCCCGGCCGGGTGCACGTCGCCGCACCGGGGGCCGACATCGCGCCCCTCGCGCCCGGCTCCGACGGCGTCTCCCGGCTGCTGTGCGTGGCCGCGGTGACCCCGCGCAAGGGCCAGCACCGGTTGGTGGAGGCGCTCGCGACGGTACGGGACCTGCCGTGGACCTGCGCGTGCGTCGGCGGCCTCGGCCACGATCCCGGGTACGTCGCCGACCTGCGCGACCTCATCGACCGGTACGGTCTCTCCGACCGCCTGCACCTGACCGGCCCGCGTTCCGGAGCTGACCTCGACGCCGCCTACGCCGCCGCCGACCTGATGGTCCTCACCTCCTACGCCGAGACCTACGGCATGGCGGTCACCGAGGCCCTCGCCCGCGGCATCCCGGTCCTCGCCACCGATGTCGGCGGCCTACCCGAGGCAGTCGGCCGGGCCCCCGACGGCGGAGTTCCGGGCATCCTCGTTCCGCCCGAGGACCCCGCCGCACTCGCCGCCGAACTGCGCGGCTGGTTCGGCGAGCCCGACGTGCGCCGTCGGCTCAAGGCGGCCGCCCGTGGCCGTCGCGCGGCACTCGACGGCTGGGCGGCCACCGCCCGCAGCCTGGCCGGAGTCCTGCAGCGGCTCCCCGAAGCACCGAGGAGAGCGGCATGA
- a CDS encoding methyltransferase domain-containing protein has protein sequence MPGAGPVTRPGERATVRLRDGGPKEPPRYAPEWLELRERADAAARAQDLLDPLRIRWAAGPRRAGGLVVHDLGCGTGSMGRWLAPRLDGAQHWVLHDRDPYLLHFAAVACPRTAADGSPVTVETRRGDVARLTPDALSGASLVTASALLDVLTREEVEALAGACAGAGCPALLTLSVAGRVELTPADPLDAAMTEAFNAHQRRSGLLGPDAVTVTCEAFAQRGATVRVQPSLWRLGPEEPELTEQWLRGWVGAATEQRPELREHAERYLHERLAACAAGELRAVVHHSDLLALPQPMDGAS, from the coding sequence ATCCCCGGTGCCGGCCCCGTCACCCGCCCGGGCGAGCGGGCCACCGTACGGCTGCGCGACGGCGGCCCGAAGGAGCCTCCGCGGTACGCGCCCGAATGGCTTGAGCTGCGGGAGCGTGCCGACGCGGCCGCGCGGGCACAGGACCTGCTGGACCCGCTGCGGATCCGGTGGGCCGCCGGGCCGCGCCGGGCGGGCGGACTGGTCGTGCACGACCTCGGTTGTGGCACTGGATCAATGGGCCGCTGGCTGGCGCCCCGCCTGGACGGTGCCCAGCACTGGGTCCTGCACGACCGCGACCCCTACCTGCTGCACTTCGCCGCCGTGGCCTGCCCACGCACGGCCGCCGACGGCAGCCCCGTCACGGTCGAGACGCGCCGCGGCGACGTGGCCCGGCTCACCCCGGACGCGCTGTCCGGGGCCTCGTTGGTGACCGCGTCCGCACTGCTCGATGTCCTCACCCGTGAAGAGGTCGAAGCCCTCGCTGGCGCCTGCGCGGGCGCCGGTTGCCCGGCCCTGCTCACCCTCTCCGTCGCGGGCCGTGTCGAACTCACGCCGGCCGACCCGCTGGACGCCGCGATGACCGAGGCGTTCAACGCACATCAGCGTCGCTCGGGACTTCTGGGGCCGGACGCGGTCACCGTGACGTGCGAGGCCTTCGCCCAGCGCGGCGCGACGGTACGGGTACAGCCCAGCCTGTGGCGGCTCGGCCCCGAGGAGCCGGAGCTCACCGAGCAGTGGCTGCGCGGCTGGGTGGGCGCGGCCACCGAACAGCGTCCGGAACTACGCGAACACGCCGAACGCTACCTGCATGAACGGTTGGCTGCCTGCGCGGCCGGTGAGCTGCGGGCCGTGGTTCACCACAGCGACCTGCTGGCCCTGCCCCAGCCGATGGACGGCGCGTCATGA
- a CDS encoding creatininase family protein produces MSGSDARTAAFGVVPTDTTEDVRMRGADVSVQVAVLPVGSFEQHGPFLPLATDTLVACALAREIAAAYPVHLLPPVTVSCSHEHAAWPGTVSISATTLHAVVKDIAASLRRSGIGALVVVNGHGGNYVLGNVVQEASARGEKVALFPAAEDWEAARERAGVHTSLLTDMHAGEIETSILLHAHPECVRPGYESADFTADDRRHLLTTGMSAYTESGVIGCPSLGSAEKGKALLASLADSFGPYAALLTATEGRG; encoded by the coding sequence ATGAGTGGTTCGGACGCGCGTACGGCGGCATTCGGGGTGGTGCCGACGGACACTACGGAAGACGTACGGATGCGGGGGGCGGACGTTTCAGTACAGGTCGCCGTCCTGCCCGTCGGGAGTTTCGAACAGCACGGCCCGTTCCTTCCGCTGGCGACCGACACACTGGTCGCCTGCGCCCTGGCGCGGGAGATCGCCGCAGCGTACCCGGTACACCTCCTTCCTCCGGTGACGGTTTCCTGCTCCCATGAGCACGCGGCCTGGCCGGGGACGGTCAGCATCTCGGCCACGACTCTGCATGCGGTGGTCAAAGACATCGCGGCGTCGCTGCGCCGCTCCGGCATCGGCGCGCTCGTCGTGGTCAACGGCCACGGCGGCAACTACGTGCTGGGCAACGTCGTACAGGAAGCCTCCGCGCGCGGCGAGAAGGTGGCGCTGTTCCCGGCCGCCGAGGACTGGGAGGCGGCACGCGAGCGGGCGGGGGTGCACACCTCGCTGCTGACCGACATGCACGCGGGGGAAATCGAGACCTCCATTCTGCTGCACGCTCATCCCGAATGTGTCCGCCCTGGTTACGAGTCCGCCGATTTCACGGCCGATGATCGCCGTCATCTGCTCACCACGGGAATGTCCGCCTATACCGAATCGGGTGTCATAGGCTGTCCTTCCCTGGGGTCGGCGGAAAAGGGGAAGGCGCTCCTGGCGAGCCTCGCCGATTCCTTCGGACCGTATGCCGCGTTGCTCACCGCCACCGAGGGACGCGGGTAG
- the ribA gene encoding GTP cyclohydrolase II, producing the protein MTENIGVLGKKSPRRSGAERVVNAPLPTVYGKFQAIGYLDHDRGDEQVALVYGDIGAENVLTRLHSECLTGDAFGSRHCECGDQLAAALRAVATEGSGIVVYLRGHEGRGIGLLAKLRAMALQAEGLDTVEANLALGLPVDARDYRVAADILHDLNVRSVRLMSNNPRKREALVRHGIQVAEQVPLLIEPCESNITYLRTKRERMDHHLPHLDAVAQGS; encoded by the coding sequence ATGACAGAAAACATCGGTGTCCTCGGCAAGAAGTCCCCGCGGCGTTCGGGTGCGGAGCGCGTCGTGAATGCCCCGCTGCCCACCGTGTACGGAAAATTCCAGGCGATCGGCTACCTGGACCACGACCGCGGTGATGAACAAGTCGCCCTGGTATACGGTGACATCGGTGCCGAGAACGTGCTGACGAGGCTGCACTCCGAGTGCCTGACCGGAGACGCCTTCGGCTCCCGCCACTGCGAGTGCGGTGACCAACTGGCGGCCGCACTGCGCGCGGTGGCCACCGAGGGCAGCGGAATCGTCGTCTACCTGAGGGGCCACGAGGGTCGCGGCATCGGGCTCCTCGCCAAACTGCGCGCGATGGCCCTGCAGGCGGAGGGGTTGGACACCGTGGAAGCGAACCTCGCGCTCGGGCTGCCGGTCGACGCCCGCGACTACCGCGTGGCGGCCGACATCCTGCACGACCTCAACGTCCGTTCAGTGCGGCTGATGTCCAACAACCCGCGCAAGCGAGAGGCCCTGGTCCGACACGGCATCCAGGTCGCCGAGCAGGTGCCGCTGTTGATCGAGCCCTGCGAGAGCAACATCACCTACCTGCGGACCAAGCGGGAGCGGATGGACCACCACCTGCCCCATCTGGACGCCGTGGCCCAGGGCTCCTGA
- a CDS encoding glycosyltransferase, whose product MRILVVTVVHHPEDARILHREIAALRERGHHVVYAAPFAALETTPRPYVEGVDLPRAAGRDRRTALRAARNLLAQRGPAADVVLLHDPELLLALRGTLRRWRRSGPAPVTVWDVHEDTAAALAMKNWVPGALRPLLRAAVRALERLAERHLRLLLAEDAYQTRFRRPHPVIPNLATPPVGPPPPPGTGRIVYLGHLSRARGALDLIATARLLAPEVRVEAIGAADPDIRDALAAAGRDGVLHWHGFLPNDRALALLPGALAGLSLLHDQPNYRHSRPTKVVEYMAHGVPVVTTPTPLAAQLVEQHRCGLVVPYEDPRAAADAVRRLAGDAALRLSTARQGRAAALSELNWQTQATEFVDLLQTWVEDGATATAASPDPRVDQPARPG is encoded by the coding sequence ATGCGGATACTGGTCGTCACCGTCGTCCACCACCCCGAGGACGCACGCATACTGCACCGGGAGATAGCCGCTCTGCGCGAGCGTGGCCACCACGTGGTGTACGCAGCTCCGTTCGCCGCCCTCGAGACGACTCCACGGCCCTACGTCGAGGGAGTCGACCTGCCCCGCGCGGCCGGCCGGGACCGCCGTACCGCACTGCGTGCGGCCCGGAACCTGCTGGCCCAACGCGGACCGGCGGCCGACGTGGTGCTGCTGCACGATCCCGAGCTACTGCTGGCCCTGCGCGGCACACTGCGCCGCTGGCGGCGGTCCGGTCCAGCCCCCGTCACCGTGTGGGACGTCCACGAGGACACGGCGGCAGCACTGGCCATGAAGAACTGGGTGCCCGGTGCACTGCGCCCACTACTACGGGCCGCAGTGCGGGCGTTGGAACGACTGGCCGAACGCCACCTGCGACTGCTCCTCGCCGAGGACGCCTACCAGACCCGATTCCGCCGGCCCCACCCCGTCATCCCCAACCTCGCCACCCCGCCGGTCGGCCCGCCCCCGCCACCCGGCACCGGACGGATCGTCTACCTCGGCCACCTGTCTCGCGCACGCGGCGCCCTGGACCTCATCGCCACGGCACGGCTGCTGGCCCCGGAGGTCCGGGTCGAGGCGATCGGCGCGGCGGACCCCGATATCCGGGACGCACTCGCGGCAGCAGGCCGGGACGGAGTGCTGCACTGGCACGGTTTCCTGCCCAACGACCGGGCGCTCGCCCTGCTCCCTGGTGCGCTGGCAGGTCTGTCCCTCCTCCATGACCAGCCCAACTACCGCCATTCCAGACCCACGAAGGTCGTCGAGTACATGGCCCACGGCGTTCCCGTCGTCACCACCCCGACCCCGCTGGCCGCACAGCTGGTCGAACAGCACCGATGTGGTCTCGTGGTCCCCTATGAGGATCCACGGGCGGCGGCGGATGCGGTCCGTCGCCTCGCCGGTGACGCCGCGCTGCGTCTGAGCACCGCCCGACAGGGCCGTGCAGCCGCCCTGTCGGAGCTCAACTGGCAGACCCAAGCAACCGAGTTCGTGGACCTGCTGCAGACATGGGTCGAGGACGGAGCGACCGCGACTGCAGCTTCGCCGGACCCCCGGGTGGACCAACCGGCCCGTCCCGGCTGA
- a CDS encoding nucleotide sugar dehydrogenase yields MQVERNQHLGDSSEPLGDERQEGRPDAVELAVIGLGYVGLPLAREAASVGLRVVGLDRDPRVVTRLNSGRSHIDDVSDRDVRRMRDAGFTASTDGACLARAQTVVICVPTPLGEDGGPDLGAVVSAARAVAGHLQRGQLVVLESTTYPGTTEEVVRPLLEETGLRAGEDFALAFSPERIDPGNTQHGLRETPKVVGGCTPSCAVRAVAFYGKIVDTVVQARGTREAEMAKLLENTYRHVNIALVNELAIISRELHVDVWDAIRCAGTKPFGFQAFRPSPGVGGHCIPIDPNYLSYKVRSSLGHEFRFIELAQEINRRMPEYVVRRAQDLLNSAGRPLHGSRVLLLGITYKPDVADRRETPAVPVARLLKERKAEVAFHDPHVPLWSVDGVAVPRAGDLTAALREQDLTILLQDHSAYDLRAIADTARLLFDTRGRIFQPGVEVL; encoded by the coding sequence ATGCAGGTCGAACGGAACCAACACCTCGGGGACAGCAGTGAACCGCTCGGGGACGAGCGGCAGGAAGGACGGCCCGACGCCGTCGAGCTCGCAGTGATCGGACTCGGTTACGTCGGACTGCCCCTGGCCCGGGAGGCGGCCTCGGTGGGCCTGCGTGTCGTGGGCCTGGATCGCGACCCACGGGTCGTCACACGGCTGAACTCCGGCCGTTCGCACATCGATGACGTGTCCGACCGCGACGTGCGCAGGATGCGGGACGCCGGTTTCACCGCTTCCACCGATGGTGCCTGTCTGGCCCGGGCTCAGACCGTGGTGATCTGTGTGCCGACACCGCTCGGTGAGGACGGGGGACCGGACCTGGGCGCGGTCGTCTCGGCTGCCCGCGCGGTGGCCGGCCACCTGCAGCGCGGCCAGTTGGTAGTGCTGGAGTCGACGACCTATCCGGGCACCACCGAGGAGGTCGTACGCCCCCTATTGGAGGAGACCGGGCTGCGCGCCGGCGAGGACTTCGCGCTCGCCTTCTCTCCCGAGCGGATCGACCCCGGCAACACCCAGCACGGGCTGCGTGAGACGCCGAAGGTGGTCGGCGGATGCACCCCGTCCTGCGCGGTGCGTGCGGTGGCCTTCTACGGCAAGATCGTGGACACGGTCGTACAGGCCAGGGGCACCCGCGAGGCCGAGATGGCCAAACTCCTGGAGAACACCTACCGGCACGTCAACATCGCCCTGGTCAACGAACTGGCCATCATCAGCCGCGAACTGCACGTCGACGTGTGGGACGCGATCCGCTGCGCGGGAACCAAGCCCTTCGGCTTCCAGGCCTTCCGCCCCAGCCCCGGAGTGGGCGGCCACTGCATACCCATTGACCCCAACTACCTCTCCTACAAGGTACGTTCGTCCCTGGGGCACGAGTTCCGGTTCATTGAGCTGGCCCAGGAGATCAACCGACGCATGCCGGAGTACGTGGTCCGTCGGGCCCAGGACCTGCTCAATTCCGCGGGACGCCCGCTGCACGGTTCACGGGTCTTGCTGCTCGGCATCACCTACAAGCCGGACGTCGCCGACCGGCGGGAGACCCCGGCAGTGCCCGTGGCACGGCTGCTGAAGGAACGGAAAGCCGAGGTCGCCTTCCACGATCCGCACGTCCCGCTGTGGTCCGTCGACGGGGTCGCCGTCCCCCGCGCCGGCGATCTGACGGCCGCACTGCGCGAACAGGACCTGACGATCCTGCTCCAGGACCACTCCGCCTACGACTTGCGGGCCATCGCCGATACCGCGCGGCTGCTGTTCGACACCCGCGGCCGGATCTTCCAACCCGGCGTTGAGGTTCTCTAG